In Myxococcus virescens, a single window of DNA contains:
- a CDS encoding GNAT family N-acetyltransferase, producing MPAPSRVEIDESNAQYRGAWRRFALGSKSGEVVERPEVYITACHVAWSMMNSAFLRAPVETEQALAAAAASAARYFSAGRHGWSFVVCDDWLAPSMRDNAPSILAWYGLKSEMDVTGMVADRLAPSIHPRPPFTMRPVTDTWGRQAVADINANVYDVPRHFGREAFDEDTLYTPDCQGFVACRDEEAAASTVVLRVDAAAYVALVATQPQYRRQGAAEAVMRHALAKAHQDWGTERTVLHATSEGEPVYTRMGYRPVTRFRMYMAPPPGQG from the coding sequence ATGCCCGCCCCCTCACGCGTCGAGATAGATGAGTCCAACGCGCAGTACCGTGGAGCCTGGAGGCGCTTCGCCCTGGGCAGCAAGTCGGGTGAAGTGGTGGAGCGACCCGAGGTCTACATCACCGCCTGCCACGTCGCCTGGTCGATGATGAACTCCGCCTTCCTGCGCGCGCCCGTCGAAACGGAACAAGCGCTGGCGGCCGCGGCGGCCTCGGCGGCGCGCTACTTCTCCGCCGGTAGACATGGCTGGAGCTTCGTCGTCTGCGACGACTGGCTGGCCCCCTCCATGCGCGACAACGCGCCATCCATCCTCGCCTGGTACGGGCTCAAGTCCGAGATGGACGTCACCGGCATGGTGGCGGACCGGCTGGCGCCCTCCATTCACCCACGGCCTCCGTTCACCATGCGTCCCGTCACGGATACGTGGGGCCGGCAGGCCGTGGCCGACATCAACGCCAACGTCTACGACGTCCCCCGCCACTTCGGCCGTGAAGCCTTCGACGAGGACACGCTCTACACCCCGGACTGCCAGGGCTTCGTGGCGTGCCGCGACGAAGAGGCCGCGGCCAGCACGGTGGTGCTGCGCGTGGATGCCGCCGCCTACGTCGCCCTGGTGGCGACCCAGCCGCAATACCGCCGGCAAGGTGCCGCAGAGGCCGTGATGCGACATGCGCTGGCCAAGGCCCATCAGGACTGGGGCACCGAGCGCACCGTCCTCCACGCCACGAGCGAAGGCGAGCCTGTCTATACCCGCATGGGCTACCGGCCGGTGACGCGCTTCCGCATGTACATGGCGCCTCCACCAGGCCAGGGCTGA
- a CDS encoding sensor histidine kinase: MALAIGSPSPERRARPRLWLVFAAVGIAGFALTLAGLAFVRVYDNQLIRQTESELIAQGAVVAEVFRERMRATVLEGAYGRERTAPWPFPIPDDTRLRPILPSLRASDASLPPGDTPRPSRVPAEPLSQAAGLQLTPLLEQVRAATLAGIRVVDTEGVVVASSSPALLWTTLADRTEVQRALRGEPASVLRRRVADPEDTPLASLSRDTGIRVTVALPVLEGDRVWGAVVLTRTPMTFAKATYADRWNLTATGFVLLGAVALMSLAAAALVGRPVRALVKQTRAIAMSDPSGFEPMARPVVAELAELSESLAGMATALRDRNQYIRSFAANVSHEFKTPLASIQGAVELLRDSADAMSPEQRARFLANVDADARRLTRLVQRLLELARADSMTATPAQVELGPLLEGLALRARADGATDIHVTAPPTGLKVSLPQEVLDDVLWQLVTNARQHGGDTVRVDLSVEQAPEADLVRVVVKDRGKGISESNRARIFDAFFTTARERGGTGLGLTIAQSMLRAFHARLELLPSDTGTTFAVVAPVPRLQRK, from the coding sequence ATGGCCTTGGCTATCGGCTCGCCCTCCCCTGAGCGCCGCGCGCGCCCGCGCTTGTGGCTGGTGTTCGCCGCCGTGGGCATCGCGGGGTTCGCCCTCACGCTTGCGGGGCTCGCCTTCGTGCGCGTCTACGACAACCAGCTCATCCGCCAGACGGAGTCGGAGCTGATTGCCCAGGGCGCGGTGGTCGCGGAGGTCTTCCGCGAGCGGATGCGCGCCACCGTGCTAGAGGGCGCATACGGCCGCGAGCGCACCGCGCCCTGGCCCTTCCCCATTCCCGACGACACGCGCCTGCGCCCCATCCTTCCGTCACTCAGGGCCTCGGATGCATCCCTGCCGCCGGGCGACACGCCTCGGCCTTCGCGCGTTCCCGCGGAGCCGCTGTCACAGGCGGCCGGACTGCAACTGACGCCGCTGCTCGAACAGGTGCGTGCGGCGACCCTGGCCGGCATCCGCGTGGTGGACACCGAAGGCGTGGTCGTGGCCAGCAGCAGCCCCGCCCTCCTGTGGACGACGCTGGCGGACCGCACGGAGGTCCAGCGGGCCCTGCGCGGAGAACCCGCCAGCGTGCTGCGCCGCCGCGTCGCCGATCCCGAGGACACCCCGCTGGCGTCGCTCAGCCGTGACACCGGCATCCGCGTCACGGTGGCGCTGCCCGTGCTGGAAGGCGATCGCGTCTGGGGCGCGGTGGTGCTGACACGCACGCCCATGACGTTCGCCAAGGCGACGTACGCGGACCGGTGGAACCTCACGGCCACCGGCTTCGTGTTGCTCGGCGCGGTGGCGCTGATGTCGCTGGCCGCCGCCGCGCTGGTGGGCCGGCCGGTGCGCGCGCTGGTGAAGCAGACGCGCGCCATCGCCATGAGCGACCCTTCGGGCTTCGAGCCCATGGCGCGCCCCGTGGTGGCCGAGCTGGCCGAGCTCTCCGAGTCCCTGGCCGGCATGGCCACCGCGTTGCGAGACAGGAACCAGTACATCCGCTCCTTCGCGGCCAACGTGTCACACGAGTTCAAGACGCCGCTGGCCTCCATCCAAGGCGCTGTGGAGCTGCTGCGCGACAGCGCCGACGCGATGTCCCCCGAGCAGCGCGCGCGGTTCCTCGCCAACGTGGACGCGGATGCCCGCAGGCTCACCCGACTGGTGCAGCGCCTGCTGGAGCTGGCCCGGGCGGACTCCATGACGGCCACGCCCGCGCAGGTGGAGCTGGGCCCGCTGTTGGAGGGGCTCGCCCTCCGCGCCCGCGCTGACGGTGCCACGGACATCCATGTGACGGCACCACCCACGGGCCTGAAGGTGAGCCTCCCGCAGGAGGTGCTCGACGACGTGCTGTGGCAGCTCGTCACCAATGCCCGCCAGCACGGTGGCGACACCGTCCGCGTGGACCTGTCGGTGGAGCAGGCCCCGGAGGCGGACCTCGTGCGCGTGGTGGTGAAGGACCGAGGCAAGGGCATCTCCGAGTCCAACCGTGCGCGCATCTTCGACGCCTTCTTCACCACCGCCCGCGAGCGAGGCGGCACGGGCCTGGGCCTGACGATTGCCCAGTCCATGCTGCGCGCCTTCCACGCGAGGTTGGAGCTGCTTCCTTCCGACACGGGCACCACCTTCGCGGTGGTGGCGCCCGTGCCCCGGCTTCAACGGAAGTAG
- the udk gene encoding uridine kinase — MASPLVVGIAGGTASGKTTVARKVREALADCRVAFIDQDSYYRDLKDLPLADRREVNFDHPDAFDRELLVQHLQALKSGHPIQKPVYDFVTSSRTPQTKNVDPGDIILIEGILVLHMKEVRDEMDVKIYVDADDDLRILRRLTRDIKDRGRDFDHVVSQYLRHVRPMHMGFVEPSKHFADIIIPHGGNNEIAIGMLVGALRGKLSGAVNRD; from the coding sequence ATGGCGTCCCCCCTCGTCGTCGGAATCGCGGGCGGCACCGCGTCCGGCAAGACCACCGTTGCCCGCAAGGTACGCGAGGCATTGGCCGATTGCCGCGTGGCCTTCATCGATCAGGATTCATACTACCGGGACTTGAAGGACCTTCCGCTGGCGGACAGGCGTGAGGTGAACTTCGACCACCCGGATGCCTTCGACAGGGAGCTGCTGGTTCAGCACCTGCAAGCGCTGAAGTCCGGGCATCCCATCCAGAAGCCCGTCTACGACTTCGTCACTTCGTCGCGCACGCCGCAGACGAAGAACGTGGACCCCGGCGACATCATCCTCATCGAGGGCATCCTGGTGCTCCACATGAAGGAGGTCCGGGATGAGATGGACGTGAAGATCTACGTCGACGCGGACGACGACCTTCGCATCCTCCGGCGCCTCACCCGCGACATCAAGGACCGCGGCCGCGACTTCGACCACGTGGTGAGCCAGTACCTGCGCCACGTGCGGCCCATGCACATGGGCTTCGTGGAGCCGTCCAAGCACTTCGCGGACATCATCATCCCGCACGGCGGCAACAACGAGATTGCCATCGGCATGCTGGTGGGCGCGCTTCGCGGCAAGCTCTCTGGCGCCGTGAATCGGGACTAG
- a CDS encoding alpha/beta fold hydrolase encodes MIQATGTHLFTTPLPLEEGELLGNPQVAWAAYGEPSDGKAVVLLHDLAHSHLALGPPEDSAYQPSGWGRALVGANLALDPAITPVFSPGLLGSPFGSTSPATVNPASGERWGLELPPLTVQDMARAVSATLRAQGLTKVRALVGVGLGAHVALRLASLFPDLAEGVVAIGAARALPEGVREKLGLSWQVLRADPDYRDGLYALDAPPRKTMRKLRLDFLKLLCGREFLASAYPAPEAARAALEAEADAFADAFDAVSWASLCSAYAGSDVSDGFSRIRARVLLVTGTSDAMAPMNRVRDTYHLLSAAGVSARFLELPGPGDHAALLQDAERLHGPLSDFLRRC; translated from the coding sequence GTGATCCAGGCCACCGGGACCCACCTGTTCACCACGCCCCTTCCATTGGAGGAAGGAGAGCTGCTGGGCAATCCCCAGGTGGCCTGGGCGGCCTACGGAGAACCATCAGACGGCAAAGCGGTGGTGTTGCTGCACGACCTCGCGCATTCGCACCTCGCGTTGGGCCCGCCGGAGGACTCGGCATACCAGCCCTCCGGCTGGGGACGCGCCCTGGTGGGGGCGAACCTCGCGTTGGACCCCGCCATCACCCCCGTCTTCTCTCCCGGGTTGCTCGGCAGCCCTTTCGGCAGCACGTCGCCCGCGACGGTGAATCCCGCGTCGGGGGAACGCTGGGGGCTCGAGCTGCCGCCGCTCACGGTGCAGGACATGGCGCGCGCCGTATCGGCCACGCTGCGCGCACAGGGGCTGACGAAGGTGCGCGCGCTGGTGGGCGTGGGCCTGGGCGCCCATGTGGCGCTGCGACTGGCGTCACTGTTCCCCGACCTGGCCGAGGGAGTGGTGGCCATCGGCGCGGCGCGCGCGCTGCCCGAAGGCGTGCGCGAGAAGCTGGGCCTGTCCTGGCAGGTGCTGCGCGCGGACCCGGACTACCGGGACGGCCTCTACGCGCTGGACGCGCCGCCGCGAAAGACGATGCGCAAGCTGCGTCTGGACTTCCTGAAGCTGCTCTGCGGGCGTGAGTTCCTGGCCTCCGCGTACCCGGCCCCCGAAGCGGCCCGCGCCGCGCTGGAGGCGGAAGCGGACGCCTTCGCGGACGCCTTCGACGCCGTGTCCTGGGCGTCGCTGTGCTCGGCGTACGCGGGCAGCGACGTGTCGGACGGCTTCTCGCGAATCCGTGCGCGGGTGCTCCTGGTGACGGGGACGTCGGATGCCATGGCCCCGATGAACCGGGTGCGTGACACCTACCACCTGCTGAGCGCGGCGGGCGTGAGCGCCCGTTTCCTCGAGCTGCCGGGGCCCGGGGACCACGCGGCACTGCTCCAGGACGCGGAGCGGCTCCATGGCCCGCTGAGCGACTTCCTGCGGCGGTGCTGA
- a CDS encoding DUF692 domain-containing protein: MTHAVSETWTLPWRGLGLSSNLSVADVPQPYRLLDESPGLFDYVEYSAPLSLEESKAHASLFPEMWRRRQDVPVLFHPVHLNLWGPALEPVQALRDLDAHARAVESPWVGNDVGWWHVDGQPFPGYLYFTPPFNEAGLEACVSHALQVQQHLSVPLALENPAVLARRGQWHVLDFMAKLHARTGAPLLLDLGHLLSHQLSAGLPLETGLDGFPLDQVVELHIAGGVVTHRGPRSFYVDDHTQPVREELFDLLASLIPRCPSLRAVTFEGDGHPPEVARMSLRRLRQLVPAGARPPLTWRVPAAVAAVPPLTEDSQPWALFDAGYAAAPAASVEDEAGTLADQDFRLAVVAEVLDRDWPLTRLLLAGTREGLAAFTGSKEYRKLFDSVARTPGQSFASWAMRRLRESPDEGASAALTLEMLLPSLFTRRVPAPAPGQVGLMEDVRVGSLPVDLSELVHSARAVRRHLTARAWACGTLELSGLDSLNQVARRPGPGPWSFVARRRAGGPDVMSVPLALGEFLGMLAVRPMAEAEVAPGLLEAARARGLIRQG; this comes from the coding sequence ATGACGCATGCGGTTTCCGAGACGTGGACACTGCCCTGGCGGGGCCTGGGGTTGAGCAGCAACCTGAGCGTGGCGGACGTGCCGCAGCCCTACCGCTTGCTGGACGAGTCACCGGGCCTCTTCGACTACGTGGAGTACAGTGCGCCGCTCTCCTTGGAAGAGTCGAAGGCGCACGCCTCGCTGTTCCCGGAGATGTGGCGCCGTCGCCAGGACGTCCCGGTGCTCTTCCATCCCGTCCACCTCAACCTCTGGGGGCCCGCGCTGGAGCCCGTCCAGGCCTTGAGGGATTTGGACGCCCACGCGCGCGCCGTGGAGAGCCCCTGGGTGGGCAACGACGTGGGCTGGTGGCACGTGGATGGGCAGCCCTTCCCGGGCTACCTCTACTTCACGCCGCCCTTCAACGAAGCGGGCCTGGAGGCGTGCGTGTCCCACGCGCTCCAGGTCCAGCAACACCTGTCCGTGCCGCTCGCGCTGGAGAACCCCGCGGTGCTCGCGCGGCGCGGGCAGTGGCATGTGCTCGACTTCATGGCGAAGCTGCACGCGCGCACCGGGGCGCCGCTGCTGCTCGACCTGGGGCACCTGCTCAGCCATCAGCTCTCCGCGGGACTGCCATTGGAGACGGGGCTGGACGGCTTTCCGCTCGACCAGGTCGTCGAGCTGCACATCGCCGGAGGCGTGGTGACGCACCGGGGGCCGCGCAGCTTCTACGTGGATGACCACACGCAGCCGGTGCGCGAGGAGCTGTTCGACCTGCTGGCCTCGTTGATTCCGCGCTGCCCATCGCTGCGAGCCGTCACCTTCGAGGGGGATGGCCACCCGCCCGAGGTCGCCCGGATGTCCTTGCGCCGCCTGCGCCAACTGGTGCCCGCGGGAGCGCGTCCGCCGCTGACGTGGCGCGTACCGGCGGCTGTCGCGGCCGTGCCTCCACTCACGGAGGACAGCCAGCCCTGGGCCTTGTTCGACGCGGGTTACGCCGCCGCGCCCGCGGCCTCCGTGGAGGACGAAGCGGGCACGCTGGCGGACCAGGACTTCCGCCTGGCCGTGGTCGCGGAGGTCCTGGACCGCGATTGGCCGCTCACCCGGTTGTTGCTCGCGGGCACGCGGGAGGGGCTGGCGGCCTTCACCGGCTCGAAGGAGTACCGGAAGCTCTTCGACTCCGTGGCGCGGACGCCCGGTCAGTCCTTCGCGTCCTGGGCCATGCGCCGCCTGCGCGAGTCACCGGATGAGGGGGCGTCGGCGGCGCTGACGCTGGAGATGCTGCTGCCGTCGCTGTTCACGCGGCGGGTGCCCGCCCCCGCGCCAGGGCAGGTGGGGTTGATGGAGGACGTGCGGGTCGGGTCGCTTCCCGTGGACCTGTCCGAGCTGGTCCATTCCGCCCGAGCCGTGCGCCGGCACCTCACGGCCCGTGCGTGGGCGTGTGGCACGTTGGAGCTGTCCGGCCTGGATTCGCTGAACCAGGTGGCGCGCAGGCCCGGCCCGGGGCCCTGGTCCTTCGTCGCGCGGCGCAGGGCGGGAGGACCGGACGTGATGTCGGTGCCCCTGGCCTTGGGTGAATTCCTGGGAATGCTCGCTGTGCGGCCCATGGCCGAGGCGGAGGTAGCCCCTGGGTTGCTGGAGGCGGCGAGGGCGCGAGGGCTGATCCGCCAGGGATAG
- a CDS encoding response regulator transcription factor: MAERPTVLVVDDDPHLREIVRFALEQGGFRVDEAADGRAALKQVDRALPALIVLDIMMPELDGLAVCREVRRKHELPIVFLSSRDDEVDRILGLELGGDDYLTKPFSPRELVARVKAVLRRARPAPVPEVEAPAARMQSRGPLRMDAERWRAWWQDTEVVLTVTEFQLLATLLRVPGKVFTRDELMNRVYDDVVVSDRTIDSHVRRVRQKFASAGGDVIETVHGLGYRLALP; encoded by the coding sequence GTGGCCGAACGTCCCACAGTCCTGGTCGTCGACGATGATCCTCACCTGAGGGAAATCGTCCGCTTCGCGCTGGAGCAGGGAGGCTTCCGGGTGGATGAGGCCGCCGATGGCCGCGCCGCCCTGAAGCAGGTCGACCGCGCCCTCCCAGCGCTCATCGTCCTGGACATCATGATGCCGGAGCTGGACGGGCTGGCCGTGTGCCGTGAGGTCCGGCGCAAGCACGAGCTGCCCATCGTCTTCCTCTCCTCGCGGGATGACGAGGTCGACCGCATCCTGGGCCTGGAGCTGGGCGGCGACGACTACCTCACCAAGCCCTTCAGCCCGCGCGAGCTCGTGGCGCGCGTGAAGGCGGTGCTCCGGCGCGCACGGCCCGCGCCGGTCCCGGAGGTCGAAGCGCCCGCCGCGCGGATGCAGTCCCGAGGGCCGCTCCGCATGGACGCGGAGCGCTGGCGCGCGTGGTGGCAGGACACGGAAGTGGTGCTCACGGTGACGGAGTTCCAGCTCCTGGCCACGCTGCTCCGAGTCCCCGGCAAGGTCTTCACCCGGGATGAGCTGATGAACCGCGTCTACGACGACGTGGTGGTCAGCGACCGGACCATCGACAGCCACGTGCGCCGGGTCCGGCAGAAGTTCGCGAGCGCGGGCGGAGACGTCATCGAGACGGTGCATGGCCTTGGCTATCGGCTCGCCCTCCCCTGA